The region AGGCTGGCGCAGGAGCTTCGCATCTCCGTGACCACCGTGTCGCGCGCCCTCAACGATTATCCCGATATCGCTCCTGATACGCGTCGCCGGGTGTTGGAGGCCGCGGAGCGCATCGGATATTCGCCCAATGCCGTGGCCCGCTCCCTGCGGCAGGGCCGAGCGAATGCCGTAGGCATCGTTCTTCCGACCCCTGAGGGCAATTTCAGCGACCCGTTCCTGAGTGCGCTGCTCGCCGGAATCTCAAATCGCCTGCGTTGCGACGGTCTGGATCTCATCGTGACGTCCTGTCCTCCAGGGCCGGACGAAGAGCCGAGCTATAAGCGGCTCTTCGCAGGACGAAAGGTGGATTCAGTCATCGTCACACGCACCCGCGTTGACGATGATCGCATCCGTCTTCTCTTGGCCGAGAATTTTCCTTTCGTCGCCTTCGGCCGGTCCGATGCCATAGCCGATCCTTTTCCGTGGGTCGATCTCGACGGCCATGCTGCCTTCTTCTCGATGACCCGGCGATTGATCGAGGCCGGGCACCGACGCATTGGCCTGATTCACACAGGACGCAACCTGAACTTCGTGCGCCACCGCACCGCCGGCTGGCGGGATTGTCTGGTCGCCGAGGGGATTCCCGCGGAGCTTTGCGGAAAATGGATGGCAGAGGCTGCGCCAGATGCGGAAGGCGGGCGGAGGGCAGCCTTTTCTCTCCTGTCCCAATCCGACGCTCCGACGGCTTTGGTCTGCATCAGCGATGATATTGCCTTTGGAGCAATCGAGGCCTGTCGCGAGCTATCTCTTCCAGTCGGCGACGGCGGCATCAGTATCGTCGGCTTCGACGATAATCCCTATGCACGCTTCGCAAGTCCTCCGCTGACCTCACAGCGCCAGCCGGTTCGGGACATCGGGTGCACTCTGGTCGACATGCTTCAGCGCCGTTCGACCGGCGCACCGGCTTCACAGCTGAACTGTCTCATGCAGGCGGAGTTCGTAACGCGATCCTCCCACGGCCGTCCGCCGTGTCAGGCCACCTCGGGCAGAAGCGGCTTGAGGCAGTGATGACTACAAAATCAACAACGAAAAGCAAATCAGAGAGAATTCCTAGGAGGGGCGGCATGAAAACAGTTCTGGCATCGGCGTTCATCGCCTCGATCGCAATTTCAGGAACGGTCAAGGCACAGGATGTGGTATTCCTGTCCACTCAGTTCCGCCCCGTGGAGGAAGCGCAGAAGGTCCGCTCCGTCCTGCTCAAGAACGCGCCGCACAAGGTGGACTTCGTCGGCGAGGACGATAGCCTTATGGTGACCCGCGCTATCGCTGAGAAGGAGGGCAAGAAAGTCTCCGTTGCCCTTTACGGTGCGCTGCACGGGCAGATGGCGCCTATGGTTGCCGCCGGAGTCATGAAGCCTGTCGACGACATAATCGGCAAGTTGGATGGCGTTCAGTTCGACAAGGCGTTGATCGATCTCGGCAAGTTCGGGACGGACAAGCAATATTTCGTCCCGTGGATGCAGGCGACCTTCATCATGGTCGCGCACAAGGATGCGCTGAAACAGCTGCCGCCGGGGGCCGACCTCAGCAAGCTCACCTACACGCAACTCATCGAGTGGGGTCGAAACCTCGAAAAGGCAACCGGCAAGAAGCAGATCGGTTTGCCGGCGGGCCCGAAGGGGCTGCTTCACCGCTTCCTGCAGGGCTACACGCTTCCCGCTTACAGCGGCTCAGCACTGAAGAAATGGCGTTCGCCCGACGCCCAGAAGATGTGGGCTGATCTCAAGGCGCTTTGGTCCGTCACCAACCCGGCCTCGACCAATTACGGCTTCATGAACGAGCCGCTGATGGCGGGCGACGTAATGGTCGCCTGGGATCACGTGGCGCGCCTGTTGCCGGCGCTCAGCGACATGCCGACCGACTTCGTCGCCTTCCCGGCGCCGGCAGGTCCCAAGGGGCGCGCCTTCATGCCGGTTTTGGCCGGCTTCTCCCTGCCAGAAGGCGGTCCTGCTGCCGAGAAGGCCGTCGACGTGATGCGCCACTTGCTTTCGCCGAAGATTCAGGCTGCAACGCTGGTCGAGACGGGCTTCTTTCCAGTCGTGAAAATGGATCTGCCGAGCGACCTTCCGGCGGGCGTGCGAAACGCGGCAGGCGCGATCACCGCCATGCAGGGTTCAGCCGATGCGCTTCCTGCGCTCATCCCAGCAGGCCTCGGCTCAAAGAACGGCGAATTCAACAAGGTCTTCTTCGACACCTTCACTCAGATCGTGGTGCAGAACCAGGATATCAGTAAGGTTCTGGACGATAGCATCAAGATCCTGAACAGCATTGTGGCCGAGACCAAGGCACCCTGCTGGGCTCCTGATCCGGCAGGCAGCGCTCCCTGCATGCTCGACTGATGTCGCTGAGCGACCGAGGGCGGCCTTGTCGCCGCCCTAGGCCTTAAGCCTTCTCTCAGACCTCCGCTCCGAGGCTCCGCCTGTGTCCGATCGCACGTCCCTTCCCTTCCTGCTGCTCGCGCCAAGCGCGCTGTTTCTCGTGGCGTTCTTCCTCTGGCCGATGCTCGATGCCGCAATTCTTGCTTTCCAGGACGGTCAGGGACACTGGTCACTCACGAACTTCGTCCGTATGGCGCAAGATCTCCATTTCATACCTGCTCTGGGCAATACCTTCCTGATCGTTGGCATCGTCGTGCCCCTTCAGGTGATGCTCGCGCTTGCCATGGCGCTGCTGCTCACGAAGCTGACCCGTGGGCGCGATACGTTCCTTTACATTTTCGCCATGCCGCTCGGGATCTCCGATCTCGCCGCGGGCATCGTTTGGCTTGCGATCTTCACCGAGCGTGGATTCCTCAACTCCTTCCTGTTCGAACTTGGTGTCATTCAGGGGCCGCAGCTTCTCCTGAGCCACGAGAACCTCGGCATGCTGTTCACCGCCGTCGTGGTTAGTGAAGTCTGGCGTGCCACGGCGATCGTGCTCGTCATTCTTTTCGCGGGTCTTCAGATGATTCCGAGGGAATATTATGAGGCCAGCGAAGTATTCGGTGCAGGCCCTTTGACGCGCTTCTTCAAGGTCACACTGCCTCTGCTTCGCCCTAGTCTCCAGACAGCTTTGATTCTGCGCACCGTCATGGCCTTCGAGATGTTCTCTCTCGTCATGGCGCTTGCTGGACGCAATCTCCCGATGCTCGTCGGCGAGGCGTATCTCTGGCAGGGCGCCTATCAGAATTCGGGGGTTGCCGCAGCCTATGCGGTTCTGATCCTCGCGATCTCAGTTATCGCTGTGCTTCTCTATTTGCGCCTCTTGCGCGTCCACGAGGAGATGCTGCCATGAACCGCAATCGCGCCGTCTATTACTCCGCAGCGGTTTTCCTGGCGGCTTGGTCTCTGCTTCCGGTGTATTTTCTTGTCGTCAGCGCTCTCCAGGAGCGTCGGTCGACCTTCAAATGGCCGAAGGAGATTTTCCCCCAGCAGTTCAGCTGGACGTCGGTGGCGTTCTTCTTCGAGCTGCCCGGCATGCTGAATGCCGCAATGAACTCAGTCATCGCCGCCTCGATCACTATGGTTCTCGCGCTCGCGCTCGGTGCACCCGCCGGCTATGCCCTGGCGCGCTTCACCTTCCCAGGCAAGAATGGCTACCGAGTGCTTGTACTGTTGACCCGCGCTTTCCCGGTGCCGATTCTTGCGCTGCCTTTGGCGGTTCGGTTCATCGAGATCGGATTGTACGATACGCCCTATGCTGTCGCCATCGTCCATGCCTGCTTGGCGCTGCCCTTCGCCGTGCTGGTGACATCGAGCCTCTTCGTTGGAATTCCGCGCGAGCTGGAGGAGGCTGCCTGGATTCTCGGCTGCTCGCGCTTCAAGGCTTTCTGCAAGGTTCTTCTGCCGCTCGCGCTGCCGGGGCTCACGGCGACGGCGGTATTCGCTTTCGTTGTATCGTGGAACGAGGTATTCGCGGCAACCCTCCTGACACTGCGCGAGCGTACACTCACGGCATTTCTGCTTTCCATGCTCGATGAAGCGCCGATTTTCGTGAAGTTCGCGGGCGGCTTCTTTCTCGTTGTTCCGGCGGTCGTGTTCATCTTCACGGTTCGCCGCTATCTCTTCAGCCTTTGGGGCGTCACCAGCCGATAGGAGTTCGTAATGGCCGATATTGTTGTCGACCAGGTGAGCAAGAGCTTCGGCTCCATCAACGCCCTGAAAGAGATCCGTCTTGAGATCAAGGACCAGGAGTTCGTCGTACTTCTGGGGCCTTCGGGTTGCGGGAAGACGACGCTTCTGCGCATCATCGCCGGACTTGAAACAGCTAGCTCCGGCAGCATCCGTATCGGTGGGCGCGACGTGACCCGTTTGCCGCCTCGCCAGCGGCGCATCGCCATGGTGTTTCAGAACTATGCAGTCTTTCCGCATCTGACGGTGTTCGAGAACATCGCCTTCGGGCTCCGCATGGCCAAGAAGCCAGATGGCGACGTCAAGCGGCAGGTCGGCCGCGTTTCGCAGCTCATGCATATCGACCATCTGCTCGAACGCTATCCCGCGCAGCTCTCGGGCGGGCAGCGCCAGCGTGTTGCGGTTGCGCGTGCCCTGGCTGTTGAGCCGGAGGTGCTGCTGATGGACGAGCCCTTGTCAAACCTCGATGCGCTGCTGCGCCTCGAGATGCGTACGGAATTGAAAAAGCTCCTTCAGGAAAGCCGCACGACGACGATCTATGTGACCCACGATCAGGTCGAGGCGATGAGCCTTGCCGATCGCATCGCCGTGATGCGCAATGGGGATGTGGAGCAGTATGACGTTCCGATGGCCGTCTATCAGCGCCCTGCTACCCGTTTCGTCGGATCCTTCATCGGTAATCCTCCCATGAACTTCCTCAATGTGCGGCGAGGGAGTGGACAGGTTCTGATAGGGGAGGCTGCCATCGCGGCCTTAGTCGACCTGCCAAGCGAGCCCGTCATGGGCGTCCGACCGGAGGATCTGAGCGTCGTCACTCCGAATTCACCGAATGCGTTCCCGGCGCACGTGATGGTGATCGAGCCGCTCGGCCCGCACCTGCTCCTGAGTCTTGACGTGGACGGGCAGATGCTGCGTGCAACGGTGCCGCCCGATCTTGAGGTGAAGGCCGGCGCTACGCTGTGGCTCAGGCCCCATTCCGACCGTCTGTGCTGGTTGCCTCGGGCCGCAGCTTGAACGAATAAAGGACATGACATGCTGGACCAGGGCAGCTCCGTAACACGTGAGAACGCGCAACGGGTTTTGCGCGACAACGACCGAGGTGGCTATACGGTGCCGACTGCCCGGCTCTACCCCTATCAGTGGCTATGGGATTCCGGCTTCTCGGCTCTGGGGTGGCAGACTTTCAACGAGCCGCGCGCCTGGGAGGAACTGAGGCGCCTCGCGACCGGGCAATGGCCCGACGGCATGATCCCTCATATCATCTTCCACAAGGTCGATCCGAATTATTCCCCCGGCCCCGGAGCCTGGGGCACATCGCATCAGCCGCCGACCTCGGGCATCTCGCAGCCGCCGGTTCTCGCGACCCATCTGCGCTGGATGCTCGAGTGTACGTGCGACCAGGCCCTCGCCGAAAAGACCGCCCGTGAGCTCTACCCCGTGCTCGTTCGCGCACATCGCTGGTGGCGCGCAGCTCGCGATCCCGAAAGAACGGGCCTTGTCGCAATCTACCATCCGTGGGAATCGGGGATGGACAACAGCGCCATGTGGGACACGCCCATGGCAAATGTTCCAACCGATATTCTCGACCCTTACGAGCGCCGGGATACCGCCTACATCGCCGTCGACCAACGTCCGCAAAAGAGCGATTACGACCGCTACATGGCTCTCGTGACGCGTTTCAAACGCGCGGGCTGGGATCCCGAAGTTCTGTGGGCAGAAACGCCATTCAAGGTCCTCGATCCCACCACCAATTGTGTGCTGCACCGCGCCGACCGAGACCTCCTAGCTTTGAGCGATCAACTCGGCATAGAGAATGATCGGGCTGAAATCGAAGGCTGGATTGCACGAGGTCGGACTGCATTCAGCCGCCTCTGGAGTGAGACACAGGGCTGCTATGTCCCTCTCGACATGCTGACCGGAGAGAAGATCGAGATCGGCACATCCGGCGGCATGCTCGGCTTCTATGCAGGTGTCGCGGATGATGCTCAGGCCAAGCGCATGGTGCAGGCGCTCGAAGAGTGGGGCAGGGCGGTACGATACCTCGTGCCCTCCACTTCGCCGCTGGACCTGCGCTTCGAACCACGTCGCTACTGGCGCGGTCCCGTGTGGCCGAACGTCAACTGGATGATCGGCGTGGGCCTCGCCGAATACGGTTTCAGCGATCTCGCGCGCCGGGTCCGCGAAGACCTTCGCTCGCTCATACAATCTTCCGGATTCTACGAATATTGGGAACCGACTACGAGTGAAGGGTTAGGTGGCGCGCACTTCTCCTGGACGGCAGCGACGTGGCTGGCTTGGATCGATCGCTGAAAATATCCCCGGGCGGCGTCTCCGTGGGCATACAGGGATCTCTCTGGATGATTGGCTGCATGGCGTGCTTTACGCTTCTTGCTGCAATAGCGAAAACGCTCGCGGGGCATATCGGTGCGCTTGAAATCGCGTTTGTCAGGGTGACGATCGGCTGTCTCTTCCTGACACCTTTCATCGTCCGGTATGGACTCGCGATCCTTCGCCCCAATCGCCCATGGTTGTCGTGGGCCCGAGCGCTGCTCGGCGTTGGCGGGATGACTTTTGGCATGGCGTCCGTGATGAACATGCCCATGGCCAATGCTATCGCCATTGCCTTCACAGCACCTTTCTGGACGGCGGTTCTCGCATCCGCTTTCCTGAAAGAAAAATTGACGCGCGCGACCGTGTTGGCACTGTTCCTAGGCTTCGTGGGTATGCTGGTCGTGATGCGGCCATCCGCCGAGGGAATCCATGCAATGGCGCTCGTCGCGCTCTTGGGAGCCATCTGCAATGGCGCCATGGGAGCGATGATGCCGTCTCTGACGAGGCATGAAACGCAGCCCGTATTGCTGGCTCATTTCAACATCGTGATGGCTGGCCTGCTGGCGTCGCCGGCTCTGTGGACTTGGATACCACCACGATGGGGATGGGATTTGGCAGCCCTCCTCCTGATCGGCCTTCTTGCCGTCGTCGGTCAATGGATGAGCCTTAGGGCCTACCAGATTACACCGGCTACGACTTTGGCACCGGTTTCCTATGTGCAGCTCCCTTTTGCTTTGTTCTTCGGATACGTCCTCTTCGATGAGGTTCCTGATCTTTTCGGCTTCGGCGGAATGGCTGTGATTGCTGCGGCGCTGGCTCTTTCGTTGCGTGGCGAGGCCCGCCAGTACGCCGGGTCCTGAAAGCACAATGCGGTCGAGCTGCAACCGCTGATGCCCAGATCCAGTTTTGGGAACGCCTGTCGCAGATCGCCCAGTTCAGCACCTCCGGTACGCTGCTCTTGAGAGCGTACATCTCAAGAGCGGCGTACCCCTGCCTCCTCGTCGTCACGCGGCGACTTGCAGGACAGGGGCACTGATCGAACTCCGCATCAGCAAAGCCACCAGATCGCTCTGCCGGGTCGTTCTCGTCTTACGAAAGAGGTTCTGGACATGAAATGATACAGTCGCCGAAGACACATTGAACTGTTTTGCAATTTGGTCGAGCCTATTCCCATCCGCCAAGGCAACAGCAATCCGCGCCTCTGTGCGCGTGAGGTCGTAGATCTTCGCGATGATTGATGCGGACAGAGGCGGGTTCACGGACAGATCGATAACCACGACAGCTACGGTCGGTAATCCTGTCCCAGTTTTGATATCCAGAGGGCAGACATGAAGAACAAGTGGCGCTTGTGTTTCGCGAGGAATCGGTACGACGCTAGCGGTTGGCTGATCCCTCGTGGCGGCGCGAATGGCCTCCCGCAAGGTACGAGCTGGCGGCGCTTGCATTACACAGAGCCGGCCGGACGCGACCTTCAAGAAGCTGCCTTCAGAGACAATAGCTTCAGCAGTCCGGTTCATGTTCTTTATATTGCCGGAGCTATCAAGGTAGATGATCCCTCGTGACATTCCGTCCAATGTTCCGGCAAGGTTCGAGAAGGAGACTTGGACGTCGACCGTGTAACGTCCATAGCGTTCTGGATCCGCGGGTTTCCAAGCGTGTGCGTTACTCCGCTGCAGGCGTTTGACCTGTGCAAGACATGCTTGAAGCGTCAGCTTCATGGTGCGTAAGTCGATAGGCTTCAAGATGACATCGTCGGCACCGAGTTCTCTCAGACTGAGCACACTTTCGGAATCTGCATAATCGGAGACCAGAATGAATGGCGTTCCGTCCAAGGTGTCGTATCTTTCACGGACGACCCTCAGCAGCTCCGTCGCGGCCATGTTGGGCAATGCGCTATCGCAGATAATAAAGTCGGGAAGAATATTCGATAAAGATGCGATTGCGTCATCCGCATTTGCCGCCTCTTTTACGTAGTAACCAATGTCTCGCAGAGATGACGCGAATGATGCTCGACTGAAATCATCCTGATCCACATAAAGAATCGTCTGGGCGTCTACTTTACTCACAGGCATTTTCTACCCCAAACCGGCAGCCCGAAACTGGACAAGCGAAAGCCTTAGGTGACAGCACGTCGCTGACACCTCCACGAGTTAGACAGTTTTGAGGGTCGCCGCTTCATGCAAATGGATGATGCCTTTCTCGTTCAGAAGGGATGCCGCGAACGCTGCTGGGCTGCTCTCGTTATGATCGATGACAAGAATTGTTTGGGCGACTACTTTACTCTCAGGCATTACCTACCCCAACCAGTCTGATTAAATTCGAACACACGAAAGACTTTGTCTGCCGAGGCATGATGACATCATGAAGTCGTCACGGTTTATGAGATGACGATATTAAGGCTATGACGAACAGTTCCCGAATTCGTAACCTCTAGCCAATTGAGAAGACCTTACTCAAAGCCGATCATCTCTGATCTCCGCATAGGATAATGACGATAGCTGATGATGTCATGTTGATGGTATATATAATATAGTTTGACTGTTTGGGACAAAGGACATTAGTTGCAGATTTGAGGTTAATTTTCGTAGAAGGCGTTGCGTATCAATCCTTGTGGCCATGAATAAGCTTATCTTTTATGGAGTATCATTCCCTGCCAAAACGTCTTTTTGTCGAAAAGCAGGGACCCTCGAAAGTCGTAAAGCCTTTCCGGTCCAACATTCCGTAGATTCCAATCAATTTTTATAATGTTCTGTGGTGGGGATCCGACATCATTCGGAACAGCGGCGGTCCTCAGACGCTCAAGCGTTTCCATGATCCGGTTCTCTCGCGCGAGAACGGATTAGCGCACCAATCATCGGCCGGCCAACAGAGCTTGATCCTGCAGATCTTTCATTGGCCCGACGGGCTGCTGAGCGGCATGGTTCGCGCGACACTGTGAACCAACGGGACAGGGCCGACTCTTCAGGGGGGCTCAACGGGAAGAAGGTCCATACGAGTGGCACTGGAGGACGCGGGCACGGATGAGTGCGTCAGCACACATCGGTAGAGGTAAAGCGCGTTCGCCCCGCATTTCCTAGTTGTTCGCCTAGGGAGGCCCTCCGTCGATCGTGCCAATTTCATTCTCACACAAGCCGGATCTCGATTCGATCGCAAGTGGATCGAGCCCGGTTAGAGATGGGAAGGATGAGATATGACGTTCAGGATCTGGCACGACGAGAGTATCGTCTTTGCGAAGTCGAATATCGGAAAAAGCAACATCACAAATCTGCCGAACGGGGGATACGTCGTATCCTGGAGCGATTCAACGGAAGGCCGGGTCTATTTCCAGCAATATGATGGCGCTGGACAAATGGTCGGCACCAGAACAGCCGTCGAAACGGCAGGCGACAGGCAATACGATCCCGAAATCCAGGCTTATGGGTCCGAGGGCGACTTCGTTGTGAGCTGGCAGGAATCAGCCGGGTCCAATCTATGGAGCGTCAAATCCCGCGTCTTTAAGGCAGATGGGACAATCAAACAAACACAGACCCTGGCCTCGGGTTTGTCTATCGGTGACTGGGACCGTCCTGCGGTTGCAAGCAGGTCCGACGGTGGATTTGTCACGGTTTACCGTACAGGCACCGGCGTCAGTTTCGCGGTACACAATTCCGATGGTGAGATCCTCTCTAACCAGCCGGTCACATCCGTATCTGCCGCTCAGTACGTCGATGTTGCCATCGTGAACGACAACCAGTTTGTGGTTAAAGCGCTTTTGGTTTCAGTGTAGGGCATAGCCGGCGTGCCTGAACCAGCCTTGGGCATCTTTTGCAGTGATGGTGTCGAGGGCGGGTTTGAGTTCTGCTTCCAAAGCTTCGAGAGTGCGCGCCGCTTTCGCCTTGAGCCGCTCTTTCACCTTGGCCCAGGCGGGCTCGATCGGGTTGAACTCCGGGGAGTACCGCGGCAGGTACAGCAGTCCAATCCCAGCCTGATCGAGCAGATCCCGCACCTCCGTGGCGTGATGCGGGCGCAGGTTGTCCATCACCAGAATGGCATCCGGCTTGGCGCGTTTGAGAGCCGGCACTAGAATCTGCTCGAGATAAGCCAGCAGCACGGAAGTAGAAGTCGAGGCCTCGATGCTCATCGTGGCGACTAGACCCTCACAGGCGAGTGCTCCTAACACCGTCAGCCGCTGCCAGGAGCCGAGCGGGATGGACCCATAGGCCCGCTGCCCGCGTGGAGCGCGCGCATGGGTTCGCGCCATCTTGGTGGTGACGCCGCTTTCATCCAGGAATACCAAGCGTTCCGCGGGAAGCACGCTCATCTGCTGGCGGTAAGCCTCGCGCTCGGCGGCAACCTCGGGCCGCTCCTGCTCGGCCGCCCGAAGGGTCTTTTTTTAGGACGCAGCTTGAGGCGCTTGAGCGCCTCGCAGATCACCGCCAGGCACACCGTCACGCCAGTGCGCTCGGCCAGGCGCTCACGGTACTCGCGCAGCAGTGCGTCACTGTCCTCGATCACGAGCTGACGCAGCACCTCGAGAGCTGCCGCATCCAGGCGCGAAGGCACGCCGCCGCTGTGCGGCTTGGCAGCACGCCGGCCTTCCTCGCGTTCTTGGCGGCGCCAGTTCGACACGGTGGCCGGGCAAACTTGGAAGCGGCGGGCGATCTCGACCTGAGGAAGGTCGCCGCGTGCGCAGGCGACCAGAACGCGCTCACGCAGATCAGGAGAATAGGGCTGGGGCATGGCTCGCCTCCTGGGCCATATCCCAGTCAACGCGCAGCCCACCCGAATGGCTTCAAGCCCAGATCAAAAACGCTTTAGTTACTCTATTAGCGGTACCCAGTACTACCGTGTCATGTCCTTCAACGGCAATCATGACGCTCAGACCAGTATCGGCCCGGGGGCTCGGTCCGATGTCGTTGCCCTGAAGGATGCCGCGGGCAATCCCAATGGTGACTTCGTCGTCATCTATAACCAAGGGAGCATCCTCAGAGCAAAGTTCGATACGATCGGCGGCACTGGTGTTCAGATCTCATCCAGCGGCTTGAACGAAAACGACTTCGTTGGCGCGACGGCGCTCAGGGGAGGTCGGATTGCTATTCTATTTAGTGAAACCACTCGCGACGGAAATGGCAGGGTCGATAACGGCGACATATTCCTGCAAATCGTCAATGCGGATGGAACGCTGGGCGAGAAGGCTCTCATCAACGACTTAGGCTTTAAGGAATTCTCCCAGCAGAAAGCGCCGGAGATTTCGGAGATGGCCGACGGTCGCTTGGCCATCACTTGGCATGATCCGACCTATCCCGGAGGGTCAGCGATCAGGACCTCGATCTTCGATCCTCGCATTGCGCCTGTCACAGTCGAAGGCACCGCACGCAACGATATCTATTACGGCTCCGAATATAGCGGGGACGTCCTGCGCGGCCATGGCGGAAACGATAAGCTCTATGGCGACGCTGGGAATGACACACTGCATGGCGGTACAGGCGCGGATCTTCTCGACGGCGGCGCAGGTGACGCCGATCTGGCCGATTATTACGGCGGTAGAGGTCTGGCGGCGAGCCTCGGCGGCGATTTCGCCAATACAGGAGATGCATTGGGCGACACCTATTTCTCAATCGAGAACCTGCGCGGCACCAGCGAGAATGATGTCCTGGGCGGCAACGCGGTTGCAAACCGCATCATGGGCGCCGAGGGCGACGACCGGCTCTATGGCGGCGCGGGCATAGCCGCCGATACTCTTGATGGCGGATCAGGCTGGAATATCGCAACCTATGAGTATTCCAAGGCAGGTGTGGGCATAACACTGAACTTGAAGGATACGAACCAGAGTACGGGTGAGGCGAAGGGCGACGTCTTTATCAACATCCTGGCCTATGGCGGAACTCACTATGCCGATACCTTCATCGGCGTCGATACCTACAACGAGTTCTTCGGCTATAACGGCAACGATACCCTGATCGGTGGTGCAGTCGCCGACTTCTTGGATGGCGGCAATGGCGACGACGTCCTGCAGGGGGGGGCGGGCGCCGACACCATGGTCGGCGGCGCCGGGATCGACTTCGCATCCTACGAGAACGCGAGAACCGGCATAACGGCATCGCTCGCAGACCCTACCCAGAACACAGGCGAGGCGGCCGGCGATCGTTATAGCCGCGATGGCATGGCAATAGAAATCGAGGGGCTTATCGGCGGATCCGGGAACGACACGCTGATCGGTGACAACAATGCCAATACCCTCGAAGGCGGGGCGGGAGCAGACACGTTGCGTGGTGGAGGAGGTATCGATACCGTCTCCTATGCCAGGTCAACGGCTGGCGTCATGGTGAACCTCGCTGCCAAATTCGGCGCCGGCGGTGACGCTCAAGGGGATACCTATGACAGCATCGAGAATGTCATCGGCTCCAACTACAACGATATATTTGTCGGCGATGCGGGCGCGAATGCGTTTTATGGCGGAGCTGGAATCGATACGGTCGACTATTCGGGTTCGGCTGCGGGTGTGACGGTGGTGCTGGGTGGAATGAGCTCAGGCGGTTACGCCGAGGGTGACACCTACAGCAGCATCGAGAATGTCGTCGGTAGTAACTCTGCCGACGTTCTGTACGGCGATGGCGGCAATAACGTTCTTCAAGGCGGAGACGGAAACGACATCCTCATTG is a window of Microvirga lotononidis DNA encoding:
- a CDS encoding amylo-alpha-1,6-glucosidase, producing MLDQGSSVTRENAQRVLRDNDRGGYTVPTARLYPYQWLWDSGFSALGWQTFNEPRAWEELRRLATGQWPDGMIPHIIFHKVDPNYSPGPGAWGTSHQPPTSGISQPPVLATHLRWMLECTCDQALAEKTARELYPVLVRAHRWWRAARDPERTGLVAIYHPWESGMDNSAMWDTPMANVPTDILDPYERRDTAYIAVDQRPQKSDYDRYMALVTRFKRAGWDPEVLWAETPFKVLDPTTNCVLHRADRDLLALSDQLGIENDRAEIEGWIARGRTAFSRLWSETQGCYVPLDMLTGEKIEIGTSGGMLGFYAGVADDAQAKRMVQALEEWGRAVRYLVPSTSPLDLRFEPRRYWRGPVWPNVNWMIGVGLAEYGFSDLARRVREDLRSLIQSSGFYEYWEPTTSEGLGGAHFSWTAATWLAWIDR
- a CDS encoding carbohydrate ABC transporter permease, whose translation is MNRNRAVYYSAAVFLAAWSLLPVYFLVVSALQERRSTFKWPKEIFPQQFSWTSVAFFFELPGMLNAAMNSVIAASITMVLALALGAPAGYALARFTFPGKNGYRVLVLLTRAFPVPILALPLAVRFIEIGLYDTPYAVAIVHACLALPFAVLVTSSLFVGIPRELEEAAWILGCSRFKAFCKVLLPLALPGLTATAVFAFVVSWNEVFAATLLTLRERTLTAFLLSMLDEAPIFVKFAGGFFLVVPAVVFIFTVRRYLFSLWGVTSR
- a CDS encoding carbohydrate ABC transporter permease gives rise to the protein MSDRTSLPFLLLAPSALFLVAFFLWPMLDAAILAFQDGQGHWSLTNFVRMAQDLHFIPALGNTFLIVGIVVPLQVMLALAMALLLTKLTRGRDTFLYIFAMPLGISDLAAGIVWLAIFTERGFLNSFLFELGVIQGPQLLLSHENLGMLFTAVVVSEVWRATAIVLVILFAGLQMIPREYYEASEVFGAGPLTRFFKVTLPLLRPSLQTALILRTVMAFEMFSLVMALAGRNLPMLVGEAYLWQGAYQNSGVAAAYAVLILAISVIAVLLYLRLLRVHEEMLP
- a CDS encoding substrate-binding domain-containing protein — encoded protein: MGVRRLAQELRISVTTVSRALNDYPDIAPDTRRRVLEAAERIGYSPNAVARSLRQGRANAVGIVLPTPEGNFSDPFLSALLAGISNRLRCDGLDLIVTSCPPGPDEEPSYKRLFAGRKVDSVIVTRTRVDDDRIRLLLAENFPFVAFGRSDAIADPFPWVDLDGHAAFFSMTRRLIEAGHRRIGLIHTGRNLNFVRHRTAGWRDCLVAEGIPAELCGKWMAEAAPDAEGGRRAAFSLLSQSDAPTALVCISDDIAFGAIEACRELSLPVGDGGISIVGFDDNPYARFASPPLTSQRQPVRDIGCTLVDMLQRRSTGAPASQLNCLMQAEFVTRSSHGRPPCQATSGRSGLRQ
- a CDS encoding ABC transporter ATP-binding protein — its product is MADIVVDQVSKSFGSINALKEIRLEIKDQEFVVLLGPSGCGKTTLLRIIAGLETASSGSIRIGGRDVTRLPPRQRRIAMVFQNYAVFPHLTVFENIAFGLRMAKKPDGDVKRQVGRVSQLMHIDHLLERYPAQLSGGQRQRVAVARALAVEPEVLLMDEPLSNLDALLRLEMRTELKKLLQESRTTTIYVTHDQVEAMSLADRIAVMRNGDVEQYDVPMAVYQRPATRFVGSFIGNPPMNFLNVRRGSGQVLIGEAAIAALVDLPSEPVMGVRPEDLSVVTPNSPNAFPAHVMVIEPLGPHLLLSLDVDGQMLRATVPPDLEVKAGATLWLRPHSDRLCWLPRAAA
- a CDS encoding DMT family transporter, which gives rise to MIGCMACFTLLAAIAKTLAGHIGALEIAFVRVTIGCLFLTPFIVRYGLAILRPNRPWLSWARALLGVGGMTFGMASVMNMPMANAIAIAFTAPFWTAVLASAFLKEKLTRATVLALFLGFVGMLVVMRPSAEGIHAMALVALLGAICNGAMGAMMPSLTRHETQPVLLAHFNIVMAGLLASPALWTWIPPRWGWDLAALLLIGLLAVVGQWMSLRAYQITPATTLAPVSYVQLPFALFFGYVLFDEVPDLFGFGGMAVIAAALALSLRGEARQYAGS
- a CDS encoding ABC transporter substrate-binding protein, whose translation is MKTVLASAFIASIAISGTVKAQDVVFLSTQFRPVEEAQKVRSVLLKNAPHKVDFVGEDDSLMVTRAIAEKEGKKVSVALYGALHGQMAPMVAAGVMKPVDDIIGKLDGVQFDKALIDLGKFGTDKQYFVPWMQATFIMVAHKDALKQLPPGADLSKLTYTQLIEWGRNLEKATGKKQIGLPAGPKGLLHRFLQGYTLPAYSGSALKKWRSPDAQKMWADLKALWSVTNPASTNYGFMNEPLMAGDVMVAWDHVARLLPALSDMPTDFVAFPAPAGPKGRAFMPVLAGFSLPEGGPAAEKAVDVMRHLLSPKIQAATLVETGFFPVVKMDLPSDLPAGVRNAAGAITAMQGSADALPALIPAGLGSKNGEFNKVFFDTFTQIVVQNQDISKVLDDSIKILNSIVAETKAPCWAPDPAGSAPCMLD